The Flavobacterium piscisymbiosum genome includes a region encoding these proteins:
- the asnB gene encoding asparagine synthase B, producing the protein MSGLLAVIGKGKDPQLVKELSSRMSHRGPDESDLHIMENGSIICHESLSIIDLKSGKQPIQGTNKAWMVHDGEIYNYQELKDTVLKEHTFRTKSDSEVIVHLYEEFGYKFCNMLDGDFAFVIIDGDNYIAARDAVGVKPLYYGLDERGRIYFSSEMKSIADQCKSFSTFPPGHYYTGKTGFVKYYNPEYEDHSNANKSLDLDLVRESLIDATRKRLMSEVPVGVLLSGGLDSSLTSAIASRILKDNGQKLHSFSIGLDANSPDNAVARKAAEFLGTEHHEIHFTVEEGVAILEKVIYHIETYDIISVRSGVPMYLLSKAIADQGIKVILSGEGADEVFGGHLYFRNAPSAEEFQDETIERVQKLFTADLLRADKTTMAHGLEARIPFLDKDFLDVAIRIKTEEKQPKTYDGIEKYILRKAFDTTENPYLPAEVLWRQKEQFSDGVGYNWIDELIKYCATQVSDEQLAGASAEFPYNSPTTKEAYLYRSIFHKFYPQVSAAQTVRKWIPKWQENQDPSGRANAAHVKADVEISKAGVTV; encoded by the coding sequence ATGTCTGGATTATTGGCTGTTATTGGTAAAGGAAAAGACCCGCAACTTGTAAAAGAGCTTTCTTCAAGAATGTCGCATCGTGGTCCTGATGAAAGTGATTTGCACATTATGGAAAATGGCAGTATTATTTGCCATGAGAGCCTGTCAATTATTGATCTTAAATCAGGTAAACAACCTATTCAGGGGACAAATAAAGCCTGGATGGTGCATGACGGAGAAATTTATAACTACCAGGAATTAAAAGACACGGTTTTAAAAGAGCATACTTTTAGAACAAAATCAGATTCTGAAGTAATCGTGCATTTGTACGAAGAATTTGGATACAAGTTTTGTAATATGCTTGATGGTGATTTTGCTTTTGTGATTATCGATGGTGATAATTATATCGCAGCAAGAGATGCTGTTGGTGTTAAACCTTTATATTACGGACTGGACGAGAGAGGAAGAATTTATTTTTCTTCAGAAATGAAATCAATTGCAGATCAGTGTAAGTCATTTTCGACTTTTCCTCCGGGACATTATTATACCGGTAAAACAGGTTTCGTAAAATATTATAATCCGGAGTACGAAGATCATTCGAATGCGAATAAATCTTTAGATCTTGATTTGGTTCGTGAATCATTAATCGATGCTACACGTAAACGTTTAATGAGCGAAGTTCCTGTTGGTGTATTGCTTTCAGGAGGTTTAGATTCATCCTTAACATCTGCGATTGCATCCCGAATATTAAAAGATAACGGACAAAAACTACATTCGTTTTCTATTGGTTTAGATGCGAATTCGCCTGATAATGCTGTGGCAAGAAAAGCCGCTGAATTTTTAGGAACAGAGCATCACGAAATACATTTTACGGTAGAAGAAGGCGTAGCTATTTTAGAAAAAGTAATTTATCATATCGAGACTTACGATATCATTTCAGTAAGATCCGGAGTTCCAATGTATTTATTATCGAAAGCCATAGCCGATCAGGGAATAAAAGTAATTCTTTCCGGTGAAGGCGCTGATGAGGTTTTTGGAGGTCATTTGTATTTTAGAAATGCACCATCAGCAGAAGAATTTCAGGATGAAACTATCGAAAGGGTACAGAAGTTATTTACTGCCGATTTATTACGTGCCGATAAAACAACAATGGCGCACGGACTAGAAGCCAGAATTCCGTTTTTAGACAAAGATTTTTTAGATGTTGCCATTCGAATTAAAACCGAAGAAAAGCAGCCCAAAACATACGATGGTATAGAGAAATATATTTTAAGAAAAGCATTCGATACAACTGAAAATCCCTATTTGCCTGCTGAAGTTTTATGGAGACAAAAAGAACAGTTTTCTGATGGAGTAGGTTACAATTGGATCGACGAATTGATCAAGTACTGCGCAACACAGGTTTCAGACGAGCAATTGGCTGGAGCAAGTGCTGAATTTCCGTATAATTCGCCAACAACAAAAGAGGCTTATCTTTACAGATCTATTTTTCATAAATTTTATCCACAGGTTAGCGCCGCGCAAACCGTTCGAAAATGGATTCCGAAATGGCAGGAAAACCAAGATCCAAGCGGAAGAGCAAATGCCGCTCACGTAAAAGCAGATGTTGAAATTTCGAAAGCCGGAGTAACGGTTTAG